From Salminus brasiliensis chromosome 21, fSalBra1.hap2, whole genome shotgun sequence, a single genomic window includes:
- the dyrk3 gene encoding dual specificity tyrosine-phosphorylation-regulated kinase 3: protein MMILSRKPDGPITAARHGDGLYDSYMRTDHIVNEDSDLNGQSPSGLPPLSKHAVVNKATMKDHLGVRGGQMKVKYLYEDSYNRKPNGVTQHNGMSQAPAKPQPALSKERSVDSNSSAKSSESSVKPTKPGGPLIAEQAVKQYRQQLTTLEQQEIHSYPEIYFVGPNAKKRQAVAGGSNNCGYDDDQGGYIHVPHDHIAYRYEFLKVIGKGSFGQVAKVYDHKLHQHLALKMVRNEKRFHRQAAEEIRILEHLKKQDKTGSMNVVHMLENFTFRNHICMTFELLSMNLYELIKRNKFQGFSLPLVRKFAHSILQCLEALHRHKIIHCDLKPENILLKQQGRSGIKVIDFGSSCFDHQRVYTYIQSRFYRAPEVILGSRYGMPIDMWSFGCILAELLTGYPLFPGEDEGDQLACMMELLGMPPQKLLEQAKRAKNFINSKGHPRYCTVTTLSNGTLVLNGSRSRRGKMRGPPGSKEWVTALKGCDDPTFIDFLKKCLDWEPSTRMTPVLALRHPWLYKRLPKPVPSGEKTMVPKRITEHSTSFPSIISKVPPVVGQTNNKLRTNMMGDSGGSIPLRTVLPKLVS, encoded by the exons ATGATGATATTGAGCAGAAAACCAGACGGGCCCATCACTGCAG CTCGACACGGAGACGGCCTGTATGACTCGTACATGCGCACGGACCACATTGTGAACGAAGACAGCGACCTGAACGGACAGAGCCCTTCTGGACTGCCTCCCCTGTCCAAGCACGCT GTTGTGAACAAGGCAACGATGAAAGATCACCTGGGAGTCCGAGGAGGACAGATGAAGGTCAAGTACTTGTACGAGGACTCGTACAACCGCAAGCCCAACGGTGTGACCCAGCACAACGGGATGAGCCAAGCTCCTGCCAAACCCCAGCCTGCTCTCTCCAAAGAGAGGAGCGTGGACAGCAACAGTTCAGCCAAGTCCTCGGAGAGCTCTGTCAAGCCCACCAAGCCAGGAGGGCCTCTCATCGCAGAGCAGGCTGTGAAGCAGTACAGGCAACAGCTGACCACACTGGAGCAACAGGAGATCCACAGCTACCCTGAGATCTACTTTGTGGGACCAAATGCTAAAAAGAGACAGGCGGTGGCAGGAGGCTCTAACAACTGTGGATACGACGACGACCAAGGAGGTTATATCCATGTGCCTCATGACCACATTGCCTATCGTTACGAGTTCCTCAAGGTAATCGGGAAAGGTAGCTTCGGTCAAGTGGCCAAGGTTTACGACCACAAGCTGCACCAGCATCTAGCCCTCAAGATGGTGCGCAACGAGAAACGCTTCCACCGGCAAGCTGCCGAGGAGATCCGAATCCTGGAGCACCTGAAGAAGCAGGATAAGACGGGCAGCATGAACGTTGTTCACATGCTGGAGAACTTCACCTTCCGCAATCACATCTGTATGACCTTTGAGCTGCTTAGCATGAACCTCTACGAACTCATCAAGCGCAATAAGTTCCAGGGTTTCAGCCTGCCTCTGGTGCGCAAGTTCGCCCACTCCATCTTGCAGTGCCTGGAAGCTCTGCACCGCCATAAGATCATCCACTGTGACTTGAAACCAGAGAACATTCTGCTCAAGCAGCAAGGTCGGAGTGGCATCAAGGTCATAGACTTCGGCTCCAGCTGCTTCGACCACCAGCGAGTCTACACCTACATCCAATCCCGATTCTACCGGGCTCCGGAGGTCATCCTCGGCTCGCGCTACGGCATGCCCATAGACATGTGGAGCTTTGGCTGCATTCTGGCTGAGCTCCTCACGGGCTACCCACTCTTCCCTGGTGAGGACGAAGGAGACCAGCTGGCTTGCATGATGGAGCTGTTGGGTATGCCTCCACAGAAACTGCTGGAACAGGCCAAGCGTGCCAAGAACTTCATCAACTCCAAAGGCCACCCCCGTTACTGTACCGTCACCACACTCAGTAACGGCACCTTGGTGCTAAATGGGAGTCGCTCCCGCCGGGGCAAGATGCGCGGCCCTCCAGGCAGCAAGGAGTGGGTGACCGCCCTCAAGGGCTGTGATGACCCCACTTTTATTGACTTTCTCAAGAAGTGTCTGGACTGGGAACCCAGTACACGCATGACCCCTGTGCTGGCATTGCGACACCCCTGGCTCTACAAGAGACTGCCCAAGCCTGTGCCTAGCGGGGAGAAGACCATGGTGCCCAAGCGGATTACCGAGCACAGCACGTCCTTCCCCAGTATCATCTCTAAGGTGCCCCCCGTCGTGGGCCAAACGAACAACAAACTGCGGACCAACATGATGGGGGACTCCGGTGGGAGTATACCGCTGCGTACAGTGTTACCCAAGCTCGTTTCATAG